Proteins encoded by one window of Pseudonocardia sp. HH130629-09:
- a CDS encoding SDR family NAD(P)-dependent oxidoreductase — protein sequence MSVMERFRMDGRVAVVTGASSGLGVAFATGLAEAGADLVLGARRTERLSDTVAMVEATGRRAVAVATDVTRPEDCRALARAAVDEFGRLDVLVNNAGIGTAVPALKETPDQFTSVIDVNLNGSYWMAQACAPHMGAGSSIVNISSVLGLTTALLPQAAYSASKAAIVGLTRDLAQQWATRRGIRVNAIAPGFFASEMTDQYQDGYLERMAERIPMGRVGDPEELTAAVLFLASGAGGYVTGQTWAVDGGMTIT from the coding sequence GTGAGCGTGATGGAGCGGTTCCGAATGGACGGCCGAGTCGCCGTCGTCACCGGTGCGTCGTCCGGCCTCGGCGTGGCCTTCGCGACGGGCCTCGCCGAGGCGGGCGCCGACCTCGTCCTCGGCGCCCGCCGGACCGAGCGGCTCTCCGACACCGTGGCCATGGTGGAGGCGACCGGGCGGCGCGCGGTCGCCGTCGCCACCGACGTCACCAGGCCCGAGGACTGCCGGGCACTCGCCCGGGCGGCGGTGGACGAGTTCGGTCGGCTCGACGTGCTGGTCAACAACGCCGGGATCGGCACCGCCGTCCCGGCCCTGAAGGAGACCCCCGACCAGTTCACCTCGGTCATCGACGTGAACCTCAACGGCTCCTACTGGATGGCGCAGGCCTGCGCGCCGCACATGGGCGCCGGGTCCAGCATCGTCAACATCTCCTCGGTGCTGGGCCTGACCACGGCGTTGCTGCCGCAGGCGGCGTACTCGGCGTCGAAGGCCGCGATCGTCGGCCTGACCCGCGACCTGGCCCAGCAGTGGGCCACCCGCAGGGGCATCCGGGTCAACGCGATCGCACCCGGGTTCTTCGCCTCCGAGATGACCGACCAGTACCAGGACGGCTACCTGGAGAGGATGGCCGAGCGGATCCCCATGGGACGCGTCGGCGACCCGGAGGAGCTGACGGCGGCCGTGCTGTTCCTCGCCTCCGGTGCGGGCGGCTACGTCACCGGCCAGACCTGGGCCGTCGACGGCGGCATGACGATCACCTGA
- a CDS encoding class I SAM-dependent DNA methyltransferase, with protein sequence MAVERSEPTYRLALPEPTTSFEQDAEYCVIDLGHGWTEYRFHDYDELFKIPGLYEKLFYDILQCQSPAVVAGALAEQLDAVGVDPSGLRVLDVGAGNGIVAEELRARGVGKVVGIDILPEARDAAERDRPGVYDDYHVVDLIALDDETTETISAGGFDALTCVAALGFGDIPPAAFRAAFEMVADDGFVAITLRDDFLNDGDTSGFAGLISSMLASGELEELGATVYRHRLATSRDPLLYRAVVARKRRPRG encoded by the coding sequence ATGGCCGTCGAGCGTTCCGAACCGACCTACCGGCTTGCTCTGCCGGAGCCCACGACCTCGTTCGAGCAGGACGCGGAGTACTGCGTCATCGACCTCGGACACGGGTGGACCGAGTACCGCTTCCACGACTACGACGAGCTGTTCAAGATCCCCGGCCTCTACGAGAAGCTCTTCTACGACATCCTGCAGTGCCAGTCCCCGGCCGTGGTCGCGGGCGCCCTGGCCGAGCAGCTCGACGCCGTCGGTGTCGACCCGTCCGGGCTGCGCGTCCTCGACGTCGGCGCCGGCAACGGCATCGTCGCCGAGGAGCTGCGCGCCCGCGGCGTCGGGAAGGTCGTGGGGATCGACATCCTCCCCGAGGCCCGCGACGCCGCCGAACGCGACCGCCCCGGGGTCTACGACGACTACCACGTCGTCGACCTCATCGCCCTCGACGACGAGACCACCGAGACCATCTCCGCGGGCGGTTTCGACGCCCTGACCTGCGTCGCCGCGCTCGGCTTCGGTGACATCCCGCCCGCGGCGTTCCGCGCCGCCTTCGAGATGGTCGCCGACGACGGATTCGTCGCGATCACCCTGCGCGACGACTTCCTGAACGACGGCGACACCTCCGGGTTCGCCGGGCTCATCTCCTCGATGCTCGCCTCCGGCGAGCTGGAGGAGCTGGGCGCGACCGTCTACCGGCACCGGCTCGCGACCAGCCGCGACCCGCTGCTCTACCGGGCCGTGGTGGCCCGCAAGCGCCGCCCGCGCGGCTGA
- a CDS encoding ABC transporter substrate-binding protein — translation MTDIDPVLALGVTPLATTSYPVFQDTNGVGPWGRDLVRGNPPQLLSEPDTSPSLERLAALAPDVIIAVTSGIDEATYDRLSAIAPVVARPAGTIAYGVPRSDQARTVAAALGERERGEELVRTADAAFADAVAAHPEFRGATAPAVLPFDGRYGAFTPADARGQFMSGLGFVLPERVAALDDGSSFYVELASEQAGLLDGDALVVLADEGPARRQVDTDPVLAQVPVVARGDMIIPDADVRAGMTYNSVLSAPFTLERLVPQLADRLRD, via the coding sequence GTGACCGACATCGACCCGGTCCTCGCGTTGGGAGTGACCCCGCTGGCCACCACGTCCTACCCGGTGTTCCAGGACACCAATGGGGTGGGCCCGTGGGGCCGCGACCTGGTGCGCGGCAACCCGCCCCAGCTGCTGTCCGAGCCCGACACCTCCCCGAGCCTGGAGCGGCTCGCCGCGCTCGCCCCGGACGTGATCATCGCCGTCACCTCGGGCATCGACGAGGCCACCTACGACCGGCTGTCCGCGATCGCCCCGGTGGTCGCCCGTCCGGCCGGCACCATCGCCTACGGCGTGCCCCGCAGCGACCAGGCCCGCACCGTCGCCGCCGCACTCGGCGAGCGGGAGCGCGGCGAGGAGCTCGTCCGGACCGCCGACGCGGCGTTCGCCGACGCCGTCGCCGCGCACCCGGAGTTCCGCGGCGCGACCGCCCCCGCGGTGCTGCCCTTCGACGGCAGGTACGGCGCCTTCACCCCGGCCGACGCGCGCGGACAGTTCATGTCCGGTCTCGGTTTCGTCCTCCCCGAGCGGGTCGCCGCGCTCGACGACGGCAGCAGCTTCTACGTCGAGCTCGCGTCCGAGCAGGCCGGGCTGCTCGACGGCGACGCGCTGGTCGTGCTGGCCGACGAGGGACCGGCCCGCCGCCAGGTCGACACCGACCCGGTCCTCGCCCAGGTCCCGGTCGTCGCCCGTGGCGACATGATCATCCCGGATGCCGACGTGCGGGCGGGCATGACCTACAACAGCGTGCTGTCCGCCCCGTTCACCCTCGAGCGGCTCGTCCCCCAGCTCGCCGACCGGCTGCGCGACTGA
- the fabG gene encoding 3-oxoacyl-ACP reductase FabG, with translation MTQQQRTAIVTGGARGIGAATAIRLAADGHKVAVLDLEESAAKATVEAIESAGGTAAAFGANVADEQAVAAAVDAVTERLGAPTVLINNAGITKDNLLFKMTVDDWDAVMGVHLRGAFLMTRAVQKHMVDAAWGRVVNLSSTSALGNRGQANYSAAKAGMQGFTKTLAIELGKFGVTANCIAPGFIASEMTKATAERIGVDWEDFKAARAKEIPVQRPGAPEDIAQTVSFFVDERSSFVSGQVIYVAGGPKA, from the coding sequence ATGACCCAGCAGCAGAGGACCGCGATCGTCACCGGTGGGGCGCGCGGCATCGGGGCCGCCACCGCGATCCGGCTCGCCGCCGACGGACACAAGGTCGCGGTGCTGGACCTGGAGGAGTCGGCCGCGAAGGCGACCGTCGAGGCCATCGAGTCCGCGGGCGGGACCGCGGCCGCGTTCGGTGCGAACGTCGCCGACGAGCAGGCCGTCGCCGCCGCCGTCGACGCGGTCACCGAGCGCCTCGGCGCACCCACCGTGCTGATCAACAACGCCGGCATCACCAAGGACAACCTGCTGTTCAAGATGACCGTGGACGACTGGGACGCGGTCATGGGTGTGCACCTGCGCGGTGCGTTCCTGATGACCCGCGCGGTGCAGAAGCACATGGTCGACGCCGCCTGGGGGCGGGTCGTGAACCTGTCCTCGACCTCGGCGCTGGGCAACCGCGGCCAGGCGAACTACTCCGCGGCGAAGGCCGGCATGCAGGGCTTCACCAAGACCCTGGCGATCGAGCTCGGCAAGTTCGGCGTCACCGCGAACTGCATCGCCCCCGGCTTCATCGCCTCGGAGATGACCAAGGCGACCGCCGAGCGGATCGGCGTGGACTGGGAGGACTTCAAGGCCGCCCGGGCCAAGGAGATCCCGGTGCAGCGCCCCGGCGCGCCCGAGGACATCGCCCAGACCGTGTCGTTCTTCGTCGACGAGCGGTCGTCGTTCGTGAGCGGCCAGGTCATCTACGTGGCCGGCGGCCCGAAGGCCTGA
- a CDS encoding GH39 family glycosyl hydrolase: MLSGVLALAACTSGVGGDDTAGGTAPSSALEASAKAVDLGSWRWDKQPGPMEIGVTHTQDSLDDTEPAQARQRGVDILSSLGEEYQNHHLMGFGTLNPEPRPGEYDWGSLDRRMQLTEETGGKAMLTLCCSPDWMKGAPRDSGATRWDRLEKAPLPEHFADFANLAREAVQRYPQVDRVLVWNELKGFYNQAENRWDYEGYTAMYNEVYRAVKEVRPDVQVGGPYVIMSSVPVDSGDASDIRGPWGALDQRPLDVLDYWLANNVGADFIVVDGSTTNRGQQDAISPVDVGAEKFSVIDRWIQERTQLPIWWAEFYANVPADAQAGYASPASAVSTIAALQAMARSGTQGSLLWGPEGAESLEYSSLWTPATEENGGQATPLTDAWRWLVPKLREGTVELGRATDGSSLGGFRAADGSVLLVNFSADPVPVSGQEDIPGWAIAPMTSTS, translated from the coding sequence GTGCTCTCGGGGGTCCTGGCCCTCGCCGCCTGCACCTCGGGGGTCGGCGGTGACGACACCGCCGGCGGCACCGCGCCGTCGTCGGCCCTGGAGGCCTCCGCGAAGGCCGTCGACCTGGGCAGCTGGCGGTGGGACAAGCAGCCGGGACCGATGGAGATCGGGGTGACCCACACCCAGGACAGCCTCGACGACACCGAGCCGGCGCAGGCCCGCCAGCGCGGGGTGGACATCCTGTCCAGCCTCGGCGAGGAGTACCAGAACCACCACCTCATGGGCTTCGGCACGCTGAACCCCGAGCCCCGGCCCGGTGAGTACGACTGGGGCTCGCTGGACCGCCGGATGCAGCTGACCGAGGAGACCGGCGGCAAGGCGATGCTGACGCTGTGCTGCTCCCCGGACTGGATGAAGGGCGCCCCGCGCGACAGCGGCGCCACCCGCTGGGACCGGCTGGAGAAGGCGCCGCTGCCCGAGCACTTCGCCGACTTCGCCAACCTCGCCCGCGAGGCCGTCCAGCGCTACCCGCAGGTCGACCGCGTCCTGGTCTGGAACGAGCTCAAGGGCTTCTACAACCAGGCCGAGAACCGCTGGGACTACGAGGGCTACACCGCGATGTACAACGAGGTGTACCGCGCGGTGAAGGAGGTCCGGCCCGACGTCCAGGTCGGCGGCCCGTACGTCATCATGAGCAGCGTCCCGGTCGACTCCGGAGACGCCTCGGACATCCGCGGCCCCTGGGGTGCGCTCGACCAGCGGCCGCTCGACGTCCTCGACTACTGGCTGGCCAACAACGTCGGCGCGGACTTCATCGTCGTCGACGGCTCCACCACCAACCGTGGCCAGCAGGACGCGATCTCCCCGGTCGACGTCGGCGCGGAGAAGTTCTCCGTGATCGACCGCTGGATCCAGGAACGCACCCAGCTGCCGATCTGGTGGGCGGAGTTCTACGCGAACGTCCCCGCCGACGCCCAGGCCGGCTACGCCTCCCCCGCCAGCGCCGTCTCGACGATCGCGGCCCTGCAGGCGATGGCCCGGTCCGGCACCCAGGGCTCGCTGCTGTGGGGCCCGGAGGGCGCCGAATCGCTCGAGTACTCCTCGCTGTGGACCCCCGCGACCGAGGAGAACGGCGGCCAGGCGACCCCGCTGACCGATGCGTGGCGCTGGCTCGTGCCGAAGCTGCGTGAGGGCACCGTGGAGCTGGGCCGGGCGACCGACGGCTCCTCGCTGGGCGGCTTCCGCGCCGCCGACGGCTCGGTGCTGCTGGTCAACTTCTCCGCCGACCCGGTGCCGGTCTCCGGCCAGGAGGACATCCCCGGCTGGGCGATCGCGCCCATGACCAGCACCTCCTGA